In Pedobacter sp. WC2423, the following are encoded in one genomic region:
- a CDS encoding RagB/SusD family nutrient uptake outer membrane protein gives MKIYKILLAVVMLSLMMSSCKKYLDVKTVNTQRFAETAEDCQLLLDNYTIMNTGYPNDGELSADDYYLLTDSYNRLTNPEDRDLYIWSANARRESSTPQWKNPYAVVFQANLVLETIQKLQTGSTDPVTLNTLKGSALFYRAYALWNVAQLYCKPYSAATAGQDMGIPVKTSIDINDVSVRGTVQQTYNRIIQDLQDAVNLLPVTSSVATRPNKTAAYAMLARTYLSMENYPGALSAAAAALQLNHQLLNYNLDVEASSNTPFYPRFNKEVIFHSITAKGTTLVPNINTAMIDLNLVASYAENDLRGQIFFKKIGIGPNYRFTGNYEGSFLSSDFFNGLAVDELYLIRAECYARTNKPAEAMADLNTLLATRWVTGTYVNMVASNAEDALIKVLTERRKELVMRGQRWTDLRRLNKDTRFAKTLRRNLDKNYDLPPNDLRYVLLIPDEVIKGAGIEQNPR, from the coding sequence ATGAAGATTTATAAAATTTTGTTAGCTGTTGTTATGCTCAGCCTGATGATGAGTTCCTGCAAGAAATATCTGGATGTTAAAACAGTTAATACACAGCGTTTTGCAGAAACAGCTGAGGATTGCCAGTTATTACTTGATAATTACACCATTATGAACACAGGTTATCCAAATGACGGTGAACTTTCTGCAGATGATTATTATCTATTGACTGATAGTTATAATAGACTCACTAATCCAGAGGACCGTGATTTGTATATCTGGTCAGCCAATGCAAGAAGGGAAAGTTCTACTCCGCAATGGAAAAATCCATATGCAGTTGTATTTCAGGCAAATTTGGTTTTAGAAACCATTCAGAAATTACAAACAGGATCTACAGATCCTGTAACTTTGAATACATTAAAAGGATCGGCTTTATTTTACAGAGCTTATGCGCTTTGGAATGTAGCTCAATTATATTGTAAACCCTATTCAGCTGCGACTGCTGGCCAGGATATGGGAATTCCAGTAAAAACATCTATTGATATTAATGATGTTTCAGTGCGTGGTACTGTTCAGCAAACTTATAACAGGATAATTCAGGACCTTCAGGATGCTGTTAATCTTTTGCCTGTAACTTCCAGTGTGGCAACGCGGCCAAACAAAACAGCTGCTTATGCTATGCTGGCCCGAACCTATTTATCTATGGAAAATTATCCAGGTGCATTGAGTGCTGCAGCAGCAGCACTACAGTTAAACCATCAATTGTTAAATTATAATCTGGATGTAGAAGCCAGCTCTAATACTCCTTTTTATCCGCGATTTAACAAAGAAGTTATTTTTCATTCGATAACTGCTAAAGGCACAACTCTGGTTCCTAATATTAACACCGCTATGATCGATCTTAATTTGGTGGCATCTTATGCTGAGAATGATTTAAGAGGTCAGATCTTTTTTAAAAAAATTGGTATTGGACCTAATTATCGTTTTACTGGAAATTATGAAGGTTCATTTTTATCTTCTGATTTTTTTAATGGTTTAGCAGTAGATGAACTTTATCTGATTCGGGCAGAATGTTATGCGAGGACGAATAAACCTGCTGAAGCCATGGCAGACTTAAATACATTGTTGGCTACAAGATGGGTAACTGGAACCTATGTAAATATGGTTGCAAGTAATGCTGAAGATGCATTAATAAAAGTATTGACAGAGCGTAGAAAAGAATTAGTTATGCGTGGGCAACGCTGGACAGATTTACGCCGGTTAAATAAGGATACACGTTTTGCAAAAACGCTGAGAAGAAATCTTGATAAAAATTATGATTTACCTCCAAATGATTTACGATATGTTCTACTGATTCCAGATGAAGTTATAAAGGGTGCAGGTATTGAACAGAATCCCCGGTAG
- a CDS encoding SusC/RagA family TonB-linked outer membrane protein: MNYYTKLSGRLTGNLNKFLLVMRLMIILFFVGMMQVSGAIYGQKITLNQNKIKITQLFKEIKRQTGYDVLWQSEKLNESRTINANFNKTDLKEVMAQCLVGQNLTFAIEDNSIVIKQRLAMGEPAGKLSQDSIVYKGRVLDENGKPLPGATIRLKGGGKTSIATETGYFERYGTKMSILVVSYIGYNTKEVSLSGQKSGEMIVVRMSPQSNIQLGEVTIASNGYQDIPKERATGSFEVISKEQLQHNTDPNLLKRLEGITTSMDFRNDLTPVNSANRANITSRSPLTNLTIRGKNTLTIAGSDNNSGRVLVVIDGIASPYSIDQVNPNDVESVTILKDAAAASIWGSRAANGVIVVKTKKGSYQNPLQISFNSNFNLTEKLDLFYKKTMSMSDYVDAQLTKYQKDYPRPYDVNDESTYIPDPQINVAQLAISPVADIANRLKRGQLTSGQANSLLDELRGNDVRNDLNKYYFRNAFRQSYSLAISGGSQQFAQRLSVNYDRSLNNTVKSSSNRGGVNYGISVKPLAKLELSANVVYGQINTNAQASTDSFNGTISGTILPYTKLADNQGNPLVVAKSYSPQFLDLLSSTYGDKLLNYQYRPLEDINEGYNKSQTHNANINVGANYQVLPSLSANVIYNYNVGYSEGTDLSRQNSWYMRDKINLFTTPVNGYDLYTLQPLVAGTRNLPLGGQYFKSVNKSNNQTLRGQLNFNKTWNEKHSISAIAGVDISNSYGLLTSNGYLGYNEGDLSTENRLNLNYGYLLLFANPYTGAGADKLNPPGTVMSESKDRTISYFANTAYTFANKYTVSASFRRDLSSVFNSMGNIGGTPFYSVGASWSINNEKFYNFSFLPTLRLRTTFGYNGNVNPATSGRPVLAYTPLSFVFDGNLLPYLTPGNASNIKYRPEKTAVLNFGLDFGVKGGRLSGSIEYYQKRTTDLLSSNRVDPTIGFSEMVTNSGNLFGKGVDFTLNSLNLRAGEFRWTSNFLFSYNKVKVTKLYSPIAYSSNDLVSNAFVINEGADLSRLFAFKWAGLDPKTGDPRGYLNGNIVTIDNTNAGSDAYNSIGSAPISSLKYFGSRVPVYFGSFRNTFTYRNFSISANLLYKLGYYFRKSTLDVVQYNLLYSDNYLQPGEYGNRWQKPGDENRTNVPSLTFPLSSARDGFYRLSEINVLKGDHIRLQEINLTYSINKKSWIIKNPRINANVSNLGVIWRANKQGLDPDTYDFPIPRTYTLGFSANF, from the coding sequence ATGAATTATTATACTAAACTTTCGGGACGCCTGACCGGCAACCTGAATAAATTTTTATTAGTAATGAGACTGATGATTATTTTGTTTTTTGTGGGTATGATGCAAGTGTCCGGTGCTATTTATGGACAGAAAATAACCCTGAACCAAAACAAGATAAAAATCACACAACTTTTCAAAGAAATCAAAAGACAAACCGGATACGATGTATTGTGGCAGTCTGAAAAGTTAAATGAAAGCCGGACTATTAATGCGAATTTCAATAAGACCGACCTTAAAGAAGTTATGGCTCAATGCCTTGTGGGACAAAATTTAACATTTGCGATTGAAGACAATAGTATTGTTATTAAACAACGTTTAGCTATGGGGGAGCCTGCAGGTAAACTGTCTCAGGATTCTATCGTTTATAAAGGCAGAGTGCTGGACGAAAATGGTAAACCTTTACCGGGAGCGACTATACGTTTAAAAGGCGGAGGAAAAACCTCTATAGCTACAGAAACCGGTTATTTTGAGCGATATGGTACAAAAATGAGTATCCTCGTTGTCTCTTATATAGGATATAATACGAAAGAAGTTTCCTTATCCGGCCAGAAATCAGGAGAAATGATTGTGGTGAGGATGAGCCCTCAATCTAATATTCAATTGGGTGAAGTAACGATTGCAAGTAATGGTTATCAGGATATACCAAAAGAGCGGGCCACGGGCTCATTTGAAGTAATCAGTAAAGAACAATTGCAGCATAATACCGATCCGAATTTGTTGAAACGTTTGGAAGGTATTACAACCAGTATGGACTTTAGAAATGACCTGACGCCAGTCAATTCAGCTAACAGAGCCAATATTACTTCCAGATCTCCACTTACAAATTTGACTATCCGCGGTAAAAATACGTTAACAATTGCCGGATCAGATAACAATAGCGGCAGGGTTCTGGTTGTTATCGACGGGATTGCCAGTCCTTATTCAATTGACCAGGTTAATCCGAACGATGTGGAAAGTGTCACCATTTTAAAGGATGCAGCAGCAGCTTCTATCTGGGGTTCCAGGGCAGCAAATGGCGTAATCGTAGTAAAAACAAAAAAAGGAAGTTATCAAAACCCTTTGCAGATTTCGTTTAACTCCAATTTCAATCTGACTGAAAAACTTGATCTTTTCTACAAAAAAACAATGAGTATGTCTGATTATGTGGATGCACAGCTTACTAAATATCAAAAAGATTATCCCAGACCTTATGATGTGAATGATGAAAGTACCTACATTCCTGATCCCCAGATTAATGTTGCTCAGCTCGCAATTTCCCCAGTTGCTGATATTGCCAACAGGTTGAAAAGAGGTCAGCTTACTTCTGGACAGGCAAATTCTCTTTTGGATGAATTAAGAGGAAATGATGTAAGAAATGACCTTAATAAATATTATTTCCGTAATGCTTTCAGGCAATCTTATTCATTAGCAATTTCAGGAGGAAGTCAGCAGTTCGCACAACGTTTGTCTGTCAATTACGATAGATCCTTAAATAATACGGTAAAATCTTCTTCAAATCGTGGAGGGGTAAATTATGGGATTTCTGTTAAACCTTTGGCTAAACTTGAGCTAAGTGCGAACGTTGTTTATGGTCAGATTAATACAAACGCGCAAGCAAGCACTGATTCCTTTAATGGAACTATAAGCGGAACTATTTTACCTTATACAAAACTGGCAGATAACCAGGGCAATCCATTGGTGGTAGCTAAATCCTACAGCCCGCAATTTCTTGACTTATTATCTTCAACTTATGGAGATAAATTGTTGAATTATCAATATAGACCATTAGAAGATATCAATGAGGGATATAATAAGTCTCAAACGCATAATGCCAATATTAATGTTGGTGCGAATTATCAGGTACTTCCTTCGTTGTCTGCAAATGTAATTTATAACTACAATGTGGGTTATTCTGAAGGAACAGATTTGTCGAGACAAAATTCCTGGTATATGCGGGATAAGATTAACTTATTTACGACTCCGGTAAATGGCTATGACCTTTATACTCTTCAACCATTAGTGGCGGGTACAAGAAATTTACCATTAGGTGGTCAATATTTTAAATCAGTCAATAAGTCTAATAATCAAACATTAAGAGGACAGTTAAATTTTAATAAAACCTGGAACGAAAAGCATAGTATTTCTGCAATTGCAGGAGTTGATATTTCAAATAGCTATGGCTTATTAACGTCGAATGGATATTTAGGATATAATGAAGGTGATTTATCGACAGAAAACAGGCTGAATCTTAATTATGGCTATCTGCTATTATTTGCGAATCCTTATACTGGAGCTGGAGCTGATAAATTAAACCCTCCGGGAACTGTGATGTCAGAATCCAAGGACAGAACAATTAGTTATTTCGCTAATACCGCCTATACTTTTGCAAATAAATATACAGTTTCAGCAAGTTTCCGCAGAGATTTATCCAGTGTATTCAATTCAATGGGAAATATCGGAGGTACTCCCTTCTACTCCGTTGGAGCTAGCTGGAGTATAAATAATGAGAAATTTTATAATTTTTCTTTCCTTCCAACCCTTAGGTTAAGAACCACTTTCGGATACAACGGAAATGTAAATCCTGCTACCTCCGGCAGACCAGTTTTAGCTTATACACCACTTAGTTTTGTTTTTGATGGGAATCTTCTTCCTTATTTAACTCCAGGTAATGCTTCAAATATTAAATACAGGCCAGAAAAAACCGCGGTATTAAATTTTGGGTTAGACTTTGGTGTTAAAGGCGGACGTTTATCAGGGAGTATTGAGTATTATCAAAAAAGAACGACTGATCTATTGTCAAGTAATAGAGTTGATCCTACTATTGGTTTCAGCGAAATGGTTACCAATTCTGGAAACCTATTTGGTAAAGGAGTCGATTTTACATTAAATTCTTTAAACCTGCGGGCAGGAGAATTCCGCTGGACCAGTAATTTCTTATTCAGTTACAATAAGGTCAAAGTTACCAAATTATATTCTCCGATTGCTTATAGCTCAAATGATCTTGTATCTAATGCATTTGTTATCAATGAAGGAGCTGATCTTTCCCGTCTATTTGCTTTTAAATGGGCTGGATTAGATCCTAAAACAGGTGATCCCAGAGGCTATTTAAATGGTAATATAGTAACTATAGATAATACTAATGCAGGATCTGATGCTTATAACAGTATTGGATCAGCACCAATTAGCAGTTTAAAGTACTTTGGTTCAAGAGTACCTGTCTATTTTGGATCTTTCCGAAATACATTTACCTATCGTAATTTTTCAATTTCAGCAAATTTACTATACAAATTAGGTTATTATTTCAGGAAATCAACTTTAGATGTGGTTCAGTATAATTTGCTATATAGCGATAATTATCTGCAACCTGGAGAATATGGAAATCGCTGGCAAAAACCTGGTGATGAAAATAGAACTAATGTACCATCACTTACTTTTCCCCTAAGTAGTGCCAGAGATGGCTTTTACAGATTATCCGAGATTAATGTTTTAAAAGGTGATCATATACGGTTGCAAGAAATTAATTTGACCTACTCCATCAATAAAAAGTCCTGGATAATTAAAAATCCAAGAATTAATGCCAATGTGTCCAATCTCGGTGTGATCTGGAGAGCAAATAAGCAAGGTCTTGATCCTGATACTTACGATTTTCCTATACCCAGAACCTATACTCTTGGTTTTAGTGCTAATTTTTAA
- a CDS encoding FecR family protein, whose amino-acid sequence MNSKKVKDEFLKAVKAYLDGTADEAQLLFVEEYFDLFQDSEDIFESMDSIEIQNIHDRMLWNINYEIEKKTRVSAGNMKTARSFSKYLYMAAAAAFVIPMSLYLYQRNQTKFKPVNTQQIAKITPGGNKAVLTLANGSKIFLTDLKNGEVANQSGVVITKNRDSQLVYQRAATSPSTKKITYNKIETPKGGQFQLILSDGTKVWLNAASSLRYPSAFGPGERKVELDGEAYFEVTKNVTKPFLVSSSKQVIEVLGTHFNVNAYTNEPVVSTTLLEGSIKVISPFANTYKIIRPGQQSSIYKDDEPEIKVKNVDTDEAVAWKNGYFMFEKEELGSILRKVSRWYDVEIENPRGEKLNKLLFSGTLSKYSDVSKVLRKLELTESIHFKIMGRRIIVMQ is encoded by the coding sequence ATGAATTCAAAAAAAGTTAAAGACGAATTTTTAAAAGCGGTTAAAGCCTATTTAGATGGTACCGCAGACGAAGCTCAATTATTATTTGTGGAAGAATATTTTGATCTGTTCCAGGATTCTGAAGATATTTTTGAATCTATGGATAGCATAGAGATACAAAATATCCATGACCGTATGCTTTGGAATATTAATTATGAAATCGAAAAAAAAACTAGAGTTTCTGCTGGTAACATGAAGACTGCGCGTTCATTTTCGAAATATCTGTACATGGCTGCTGCAGCTGCTTTCGTGATTCCCATGAGTCTTTATCTATATCAGCGAAATCAAACAAAGTTTAAACCTGTGAATACCCAGCAAATAGCGAAGATTACACCAGGCGGAAACAAAGCTGTTTTAACTTTGGCTAATGGATCTAAAATATTTCTGACTGATCTGAAAAACGGAGAAGTCGCTAACCAATCGGGAGTCGTAATTACTAAAAACAGAGATAGTCAATTAGTATATCAACGCGCTGCGACGTCTCCTTCAACTAAAAAAATAACTTATAATAAAATAGAAACTCCTAAAGGAGGGCAATTTCAATTGATTCTTTCTGATGGAACAAAAGTCTGGCTCAATGCGGCATCTTCCCTACGTTATCCTTCTGCCTTCGGTCCTGGCGAACGCAAAGTTGAATTAGATGGAGAAGCCTATTTCGAAGTTACTAAAAATGTAACCAAACCTTTTTTGGTTTCTTCAAGCAAACAGGTAATAGAAGTTTTGGGTACACATTTTAATGTTAATGCTTATACAAATGAACCTGTTGTCAGCACTACTTTACTTGAAGGAAGTATTAAAGTAATCAGTCCTTTTGCAAATACCTATAAAATTATCAGACCCGGACAACAATCATCAATCTATAAAGATGATGAACCGGAAATTAAAGTGAAAAATGTCGATACCGATGAAGCTGTTGCCTGGAAAAATGGATATTTCATGTTTGAGAAAGAAGAACTTGGAAGTATTTTAAGAAAGGTTTCCAGATGGTATGATGTAGAAATCGAAAACCCGCGGGGAGAAAAATTAAATAAGCTGTTATTTAGTGGAACACTCTCTAAATATAGTGATGTTTCTAAAGTTTTGAGAAAGCTGGAGTTAACAGAATCGATTCACTTTAAGATAATGGGGAGGAGGATTATAGTTATGCAATGA
- a CDS encoding glycosyltransferase family 2 protein: protein MNLPLVSCIMPTANRQIFIPYAIDYFLHQDYPHVELIIIDDGQESIKSLLPKHHQIHYHYLNPTNSSIGTLRNLACETASGEIIVHWDDDDWYAQDWVTQQVNALNSSGADITGLNNINYFSTSLNKIRNYKNIEKEPTWVYGATLAYRKKFWEKHKFKNLITGEDNDFIWSSKAIVYAHNYVEGYLGIIHNDNLVAQFDENPKEKLQLEKWIKEIDGPQKCKKHSILSISSDLPLVSCIMPTANRKNFIPSAIENFLKQDYMNTELIIIDDGKESVQDLIPSNPRIHYFYFEPLGTIGAKRNMACEIAKGEIITHWDDDDWYAQDWISHQVQALISSDADICGINQVQFFSPSLNSYWMTKNSNSKRPWLTGASLIYRKSYWEKHTFKDLQIGEDDDYVRNSGGKIFAHDYFQGFIATLHSSNTSIKFFEDQKDKTKND from the coding sequence ATGAATTTACCACTCGTTTCGTGTATAATGCCGACAGCAAACAGGCAAATATTTATCCCTTACGCCATTGATTATTTTCTGCATCAGGATTATCCTCATGTGGAATTGATTATCATTGACGATGGACAAGAATCTATAAAATCATTACTTCCAAAACATCATCAAATTCATTACCATTACCTTAATCCTACAAACAGTAGTATTGGTACACTAAGAAATTTAGCTTGTGAAACAGCTTCCGGAGAAATTATTGTTCATTGGGATGATGACGATTGGTACGCACAAGATTGGGTAACTCAACAAGTAAATGCACTAAACAGCTCAGGCGCGGATATTACCGGTCTGAATAATATTAATTATTTCTCTACCTCCCTGAATAAAATAAGAAATTACAAAAACATTGAAAAAGAACCAACATGGGTATATGGCGCTACCTTGGCTTATAGAAAAAAATTCTGGGAGAAACATAAATTTAAAAACTTAATCACAGGAGAAGACAATGATTTTATCTGGAGTTCAAAGGCAATAGTATATGCACATAATTATGTTGAAGGATATCTCGGTATTATACATAACGATAATCTGGTTGCTCAATTTGATGAAAATCCTAAGGAAAAACTACAATTAGAGAAATGGATAAAAGAAATTGATGGCCCGCAGAAATGTAAAAAGCATTCCATTCTTTCCATTAGTTCCGATTTACCTTTAGTTAGTTGTATAATGCCTACTGCTAACCGTAAAAATTTCATTCCTTCCGCAATAGAAAACTTCTTAAAGCAAGATTATATGAATACCGAATTAATTATTATTGATGACGGAAAGGAATCTGTACAGGATTTGATTCCCAGTAACCCGCGCATTCACTATTTTTATTTCGAACCACTTGGTACAATTGGTGCTAAACGCAATATGGCTTGTGAAATAGCCAAAGGAGAAATAATAACCCATTGGGATGACGATGACTGGTATGCTCAAGACTGGATTTCTCATCAGGTGCAAGCATTAATCAGTTCTGATGCAGACATTTGCGGCATCAACCAGGTGCAATTTTTCTCACCTTCCCTTAATTCTTACTGGATGACCAAAAACAGTAACTCAAAGAGGCCATGGTTAACTGGGGCCAGCTTGATTTACAGAAAATCTTATTGGGAGAAACATACCTTTAAGGATTTACAAATTGGAGAAGACGATGATTATGTAAGAAATTCAGGAGGTAAAATTTTTGCCCACGATTATTTTCAGGGCTTCATAGCTACCCTTCATTCTTCAAATACCAGCATCAAGTTTTTCGAAGATCAAAAGGATAAAACTAAAAATGATTAA
- a CDS encoding RNA polymerase sigma factor: MRSAQLVYHAYSDAELTAYLTAGDRAAFEEIYERYWKKLYNETFKRLRNMELVEEIVQDVFSDLWMKKEKKNIENIYAYLIGAVRYQVYIRYKKGEAVPHFEVPLDHLLLSSLQADSLFKEKELKWCISVWLAMQPVKRAEIFKMKYIDDRSTKEISELLNISQKTVQNQLLHSFSDLRTFLNRIMAFFYFI; this comes from the coding sequence ATGAGATCTGCACAATTGGTTTATCATGCTTATTCTGACGCAGAATTAACTGCTTATCTGACAGCAGGAGACAGGGCTGCATTCGAAGAGATTTATGAAAGGTATTGGAAAAAACTCTATAATGAAACCTTTAAACGGTTACGGAATATGGAGTTGGTGGAAGAGATTGTTCAGGATGTTTTTAGTGATCTATGGATGAAAAAAGAAAAAAAGAACATTGAGAATATCTATGCCTATCTTATCGGGGCTGTTCGTTATCAGGTATATATACGCTATAAAAAAGGTGAGGCGGTACCTCATTTTGAAGTCCCGCTTGACCATTTGCTCTTATCATCACTTCAGGCAGATTCTTTATTTAAAGAGAAAGAACTTAAATGGTGTATTTCGGTCTGGCTGGCCATGCAACCTGTAAAACGGGCGGAAATTTTCAAGATGAAGTATATAGATGACCGTTCTACCAAAGAAATCAGTGAACTGCTGAATATTTCACAGAAAACGGTACAAAACCAATTACTTCATTCTTTCTCTGATTTAAGAACTTTTCTGAATAGAATTATGGCATTTTTTTATTTCATATAA
- a CDS encoding NHL repeat-containing protein yields MMRWLELTGLSLVAILAAGGCKKVAPEEVIVQAPINKVTTIAGSGGVIGGYLDGLGVKSVFYRPSSLVIDITGNIFVADDYNFRIRKITPEGVVSTFAGSGNNGYVDGEGTKAQFSYIEGITIDGSGNLYVSDYGNFVIRKITPSGVVTTYAGNGQAGLVNGPVATSKFQSPTGIGIDKNGNLYVADYSVIRKITPDGMVSNYAGTQNEVIFYQERYDGPANEARFGFILAGLTVDPSGNVYVTDQTRNYIWKVTPAGIASTWAGDGLTAYADFRPYNDGIGLTAQFNYPTGLACDAAGNIYVTDQSGHRIRKVTPESFVSTLAGDGKNGSIDGIKEVSEVSFPAGITASAAGDVYFTETNKIRKVENINNSAAKPINNWNNPKSWGNP; encoded by the coding sequence ATGATGAGATGGCTTGAGTTGACAGGTTTAAGTTTAGTGGCAATTTTAGCAGCAGGCGGGTGTAAGAAAGTTGCACCAGAAGAAGTAATAGTCCAGGCTCCAATAAATAAGGTGACTACCATTGCAGGCAGCGGAGGAGTGATTGGCGGATATCTGGATGGATTAGGTGTGAAATCTGTATTTTACAGGCCAAGTTCTTTGGTAATTGACATTACTGGAAATATATTCGTGGCTGACGATTATAATTTCCGCATCCGTAAAATAACTCCTGAAGGTGTAGTTAGTACTTTTGCGGGTAGTGGGAATAATGGTTATGTTGATGGAGAAGGTACAAAAGCTCAATTTAGTTATATCGAAGGTATAACAATAGATGGTTCTGGTAATTTGTATGTATCAGATTACGGTAATTTCGTTATCCGTAAAATCACTCCCAGCGGTGTTGTTACTACCTATGCTGGAAATGGACAGGCTGGTTTAGTAAATGGACCGGTCGCTACTTCTAAATTTCAAAGTCCAACTGGGATTGGAATTGATAAAAACGGTAATTTATATGTAGCAGATTATTCAGTTATTCGTAAAATTACTCCAGATGGGATGGTAAGCAATTATGCGGGAACTCAAAATGAAGTTATCTTTTATCAAGAGCGTTATGATGGACCTGCGAATGAAGCTCGTTTTGGTTTTATATTGGCTGGTCTTACAGTTGATCCATCTGGTAATGTTTATGTTACAGATCAAACCAGAAATTATATCTGGAAGGTTACTCCTGCAGGAATTGCGAGTACATGGGCAGGAGATGGGCTGACAGCATATGCTGATTTTCGTCCTTATAATGATGGCATAGGACTCACTGCGCAGTTTAATTACCCTACTGGTCTCGCTTGTGATGCAGCTGGTAATATATATGTTACTGATCAATCGGGCCACCGTATTCGTAAAGTTACTCCGGAAAGTTTTGTATCAACATTAGCAGGTGATGGTAAAAACGGTTCTATAGATGGAATAAAAGAGGTTTCAGAGGTAAGCTTTCCAGCTGGAATAACTGCTAGTGCTGCTGGCGATGTTTATTTTACTGAAACTAATAAAATTCGGAAAGTTGAAAATATAAATAATAGTGCAGCTAAACCCATTAATAATTGGAATAATCCAAAATCCTGGGGAAATCCGTAA